TCGCGTCCTTGGTGTAGCTGCGGAAGATGAACGGACCCGTGCCGACCGGGAACTGGTTGATGTCGGCGGCCTTGCCCGCCTTGAGCAGCTGATCCGCATATTCAGCCGACAGGATCGACGCGTATTCCATCGCCAGATTCTGGATGAACGGCGCGTTGACTTCCTTCAGCGTGAACTTGACCGTGTACGGGTCGACCTTCTCGACGCTCGTGATCAGCTTATCGAGGCCCATGTCGGTGAAGTACGGGAACTGCACCGGATACGCCTTGCGGAACGGCTGGTTCGGGTCGAGCATGCGCTCGAACGAAAAGATCACGTCGTCCGCATTGAATTCGCGCGTCGGCTTGAAGAACGAGGTGGTCTGGAACTTCACGCCGTGACGCAGATGGAACGTATAGGTCTTGCCATCGGGCGACACGTCCCACTTCTCGGCGAGGCCCGGCTCGACCTTGGTGCCGCCGCGCTCGAATTCGACGAGGCGGTTATAGACGGTGAACGTGTTGGCCGTGAAGTCGACGCCCGTCGTGTATTGGGCCGGATCGAAGCCCGCGGGACTGCCTTCGGAACAGTAAACGAGAGTCTTGTTCGGGATCCCAGCAGCCTGCGCGCTCGTCGCGCCCACCAGGGATGCCGCTGTGGCAGCGACGAGCGCAGCGACACGCGCGACGCGCAACAGATTGTTTTGCTTCATGTTTCCTCCAGGTTCAGGGCCGGCTTGCGCCAGCGTAGCGGGATATTACTTGAGCTTGGCCCGGCCACCAAGCGGAGCAAAATCCCTCGGTTGACGATAGGAAACACTTCGCGCAAACGTTTTGCCGCGGTTTTGCCACCAGCCGGGCCGGCCCGTTCGGGCCGCCCGGCGACGAAAGCGGGGCAATAAGGGCGCCGCGTCCGCTTACTTCAGTCCGACCTCCAGGAATTGTGTCGGCCCGAACGGATCGATCTTGAAGCCCGTCACGTTCTTGCTGATCGGCTGATAGACGGTCGAATGCGCGATCGGCGTGAACGGCACCTGGTCCTTGAAGATCTCCTGAGCCTGCGTATAGGCCTTGGTGCGATCGGCCATGTTGGTGGTGCTGCGGCCCTGCTTGATCAGATCGTCATAGGGCTTGTAGCACCACTTCGAGAAGTTGCTGCCGTTGACCGCGTCGCAGCCGAGCAACACGCCGAGCCAGTTGTCGGGGTCGCCGTAGTCACCCGTCCAGCCGATCAGCATCGCCTGATGCTCGCCGGCGTGCGCACGGCGAATGTACTCGCCCCACTCGTACGTGGCGATATTCACCTTGACGCCAATCTTGGCCCAGTCCGCCTGCAGCATTTCAGCCATCAGACGCGCGTTCGGGTTATACGGGCGCTGCACCGGCATTGCCCACAGCGTCAGTTCGAAGCCGTCCGGATAGCCCGCCTGCTTCAGCAGCGCTTTCGCCTTGTCGAGGTCGTACGGCGCGTCCTTCAGGTTCTTGTCGTAGCCCCATTGCGTCGGCGGCATCGGGTTGGTCGCGGCCTGGCCCGCGCCCTGGTAGACCGCGTCGATGATCGCCTTCTTGTTGACCGACATGTCGAGCGCGCGGCGCACGAGCACGTTGTCGAGCGGCTTTTTGGTCGTGTTGTACGCGATATAGCCAAGGTTGAAGCCCACTTCGCTCGGCATCGCAAGCGACGCATCGGCCTTCACGGTCGCGATGTCGGCCGGGCGCGGATAGCTCATCACCTGACATTCGCCGCGCTTCAGCTTTTGCAGGCGCACGGCCGGATCGACCGTGATCGCGAAGATCAGCTTGCTGACCTTTGCGACGCCCGGCTTCCAGTAATCGGGATTGCCGTCGAAGCGGATCGTGTCGTCCTTCGTGTAACTGCGGAAGATGAACGGACCGGTGCCGACCGGGTACTGATTGATGTCGGACGCCTTGCCCGCCTTCAATAGCTGATCCGTGTATTCGGCCGACAGGATCGACGCGAACGGCATCGCGATCTGCTGCAGGAACGGCGCGTCGACTTCCTTCAGCGTGAAGCGCACCGTGTACGGATCGACCTTCTCGATTTTGGCGATGTTCTTCGCGAGACCGAGGTCGTTGAAGTACGGGAAATTGACCGGATACGCCTTGCGGAACGGATTCTCGGGATCGAGCATGCGCTCGTAGGTGAACACGACGTCGTCCGCGTTGAATTCGCGGGTCGGCTTGAAGTACGAGGTGGTCTGGAATTTGACGCCGCGGCGCAGATGGAACGTATAGGTGAGGCCGTCGGGCGACACGTCCCATTTTTCGGCGAGGCCCGGCTCGATGTCCGTGCTGCCGTGCGCAAATTCGACGAGCCGGTTGTAGACCGTGTACGAGCCGGCGCTGAACTCGACGCTGGTCGTGTATTGCGCGGTATCGAAGCCCGCCGGGCTGCCTTCGGAGCAGAACACCAGCGTCTTGTCGGGCAGCGTGGCCGCGTGCGACGCGGTGGGCGCAAGGCCGCTCGTGGCGAGCGCGAGCGCGGCTAGAGCGGGCACGCAGAACTGGTGAAGCGCGAACAGTCCGTGTGCCGCAGTCTTTCTTGTCACTGTCATATCGTCCTCCGCACAGCAGCCGGGTTAGCTGCTTTTCGATGATAGACAGCCCAAAAATGAGCTTCAACAGGGACTTACCACGCTATTTGGGACAAATGTGACGCGCACGCCAGACTGGCGGAGACCGCGCGGCGGTTGGGGCCGCGCGGGAGCGGCTTTACACGCCAAGCCGATCGCAGATCGCCCTGGTCGACGCGGCGGCGTTCAGCGTATAGAAGTGCAGACCGGGCACCTTCGCGTCGACCAGCCGTCGACACAGATCCGTCACCACGTCGAGGCCGAACGCGCGGATCGACTCGCGGTCGTCGCCGAAGCTCTCGAGCCGGCGCGCGATCCAGCGCGGCACTTCGGCGCCGCACATTTCGGAGAAGCGCATCAACTGCGAGAAGTTCGTGATCGGCATGATGCCGGGCACGATCGGCACGTCGACGCCGAGCTGGCGCGCATCGTCGACGAAACGGAAGTACGCGTCCGCGTTGAAAAAGTACTGCGTGATGGCCGAGTTGGCGCCGGCTTTCACCTTGCGCGCGAAGTTTTCGAGATCGTGACGCGGCGAGCGCGCCTGCGGATGGTATTCCGGATAGCCCGCCACCTCGATCCAGAACCAGTCGCCGAACTCGGCACGGATGAAGCTGACCAGCTCCGACGCATAGCGCAGCTCGCCGAACGCGCCCATGCCCGAGGGCAGATCGCCGCGCAGCGCGACGATATGACGGATGCCATGCGCGCGGTACTCGCCCAGGATCGCGCGCAGGCTTTCCTTCGACGAGCCGATGCACGACAGATGCGGCGCCGCCTCGAGACCTTCCTTCGCCATATCGATGACGGTATCGAGCGTGCCTTGTTGGGTCGAGCCGCCGGCGCCGAACGTGACGGACACGAACTTGGGCTTGAGCGACACGAGTTCCGCGCGCGTCGCGCGCAGTTTGTCGATGCCTTCCTGCGTTTTCGGCGGGAAGAATTCGAATGAGAGTTCGATCGGATTCATAGTCGAAGAGGTCAACCTAGACTGCGGTTGCCGAAAATGAGCGCGGACAGCAGCCACGACACGATGCTGTACAGGATCGAGCCGAAGAACGCCGACCAGAAGCCCGACACCTCGAAACCCTTCAGCAGCGATGCGCACAGCCAGAAGCACAGCGCATTGACGACCAGAATGAAGAGTCCGAGCGTGAGGATCGTGACGGGCAGCGTCAGCAGGATCAGCACCGGCCGCAGAACCGCATTGATGAGACCGAGCACGATCGCGACGATCAGCGCGGTGCCGAAGCTACGGATATGGATCGACGGAACGATGTAGGTGATGATCAGCAGCGCGAGCGCGTTGATGAGCCAGGTCAGCAGCACGGTCATGTAGAACTCCTTTAAGCACCTGTGCGGAGAAGATATCCAGCAAACGGAAAGCGGCGCTGGCGAACAAAGCGGCGCATTGCGCGCCGCCCCGGGATCGGACCGTCAAGCTTGCACCGCCGCCCGTGCGGCCGGGCGCGCCGAAGCGCACCTCGGACCCGCGGGCGGGCGCATGCTTAGTAGCGGTAGTGGTTCGGCTTGAACGGACCGTTCTTGTCGACGCCGATGTAGCCGGCCTGCGCGTCGGACAGCACGGTCAGGTTCGCGCCGATGCGCGCCAGATGCAGACGCGCGACCTTCTCGTCGAGATGCTTCGGCAGCACGTACACCTTGTTTTCGTACTTCGCGCCCTGCGTGAACAGTTCGATCTGCGCGAGCGTCTGGTTCGTGAACGAGTTCGACATCACGAACGACGGGTGGCCCGTCGCGCAGCCGAGGTTCACGAGACGGCCTTCGGCCAGCAGGATCACGCGCTTGCCGTCCGGGAAAATGATGTGGTCGACTTGCGGCTTGATGTTTTCCCACTGGTACTGACGCGTCGACGCGACGTCGATTTCGGAGTCGAAGTGGCCGATGTTGCAGACGATCGCGTTGTGACGCATCGCCTTCATGTGATCGTGGTTGATCACGTGGTAGTTGCCGGTCGCGGTCACGAAGATGTCGGCCTTGTCGGCCGCGTATTCCATCGTCACGACGCGGTAGCCTTCCATGGCCGCTTGCAGCGCGCAGATCGGATCGATTTCGGTGACCCACACGGTCGCGCCCAGACCGCGCAGCGATTGCGCGCAGCCCTTGCCCACGTCGCCGTAACCGGCCACGACCGCGATCTTGCCCGCGATCATCACGTCGGTCGCGCGCTTGATGCCGTCGACGAGCGACTCACGGCAGCCATACAGGTTGTCGAACTTCGACTTCGTGACCGAGTCGTTGACGTTGATGGCCGGGAACGGCAGGCGGCCTTCCTTTTCCATCTGGTACAGACGGTGCACGCCCGTGGTGGTTTCTTCGGTGACGCCCTTGATTGCCGCGAGGCGCTTCGAGTACCACGTCGGGTCGATCTGGAGGTGCGCGGCGATCGACTTGTACAGCGCGATTTCTTCCTCGTTGGTCGGCTTGGCGATCACCGAGCGGTCTTTCTCGGCCTTCGAGCCGAGGATCAGCAGCAGCGTCGCGTCGCCGCCGTCGTCGAGAATCATGTTGGCGAACTCGCCGTTCGGCCATTCGAAGATGCGATGCGAGAACTCCCAGTATTCGTCGAGCGATTCGCCCTTGAACGCGAACACCGGCGTGCCGGCCTGCGCGATCGCGGCGGCGGCATGGTCCTGGGTCGAAAAAATGTTGCACGAGGCCCAGCGCACATCCGCGCCGAGCGCGGTCAGCGTTTCGATCAGCACGCCGGTCTGGATCGTCATGTGCAGCGAGCCGGCGATGCGCGCGCCCTTCAGCGGCTGCTGCGCCTGGTACTCTTCGCGCGTCTGCATGAGGCCGGGCATTTCCGTCTCGGCGATCGTGAGTTCCTTGCGGCCCCATGCGGCGAGCGACATGTCGGCGACAACGTAATCCTGGTTCTGGGAATCGATGACTGCGGCGTTCATCACGCCCTCCTTTCTAAGAAAATGACTAGAAATGTGACGTGAGCGCGGTTTGAGGCAGCGTTCGGAATCGCGCGGGGCGCTTCATGCTGCCGATTGAAGCCTTCGAGCCTGGCAGGCGGCCGGCGAATGCGGATTCGCGGTACCCGTCGCAACGCTCCTCGAAGACGAACGGCGATTGTAGCAAATCGAGATGACTTCGGCGCGCGCGTGGCTCGACGTCGCGCGCGAAACGCTGCGGACGCAAGCCAGCGCCGATTTCATGCCCGGCCCGGGGATCGGCTTCGATGCAATCGCAGCGCCGGATGGAACGCAGACGTCCGCAGGCGAGTGACGCGCGGTGGGCGGCTACGTCGCGCAGGCTGCATTTGCCGAGCTTCGCGCCAGCGACGGCGGCTTCCTGACAGAGCGATCCCTCTAAGCGCCGGCGGCATCGCGCCCCTTATGATGAAAGGCGTGCACGGCTCGCGCGGGCGGCCGTCCGCCGAGCGCGCCCGGCACTCAAACGTGGCGCGAACCGCGCCCTCTTCCCGCATGCGGCGTCACGTGCGGCGCTCGAACCGGCGCCTCGAAGCGCATCGTGGATCGCCGTCGGCAAAGCGGCGCACAATAGACAAAGCACGGAGACAGCAGATGGAACGGCACGGCTTCGGCCAAACGCACGACGTGACGAATCAGGCACCGCCACTCGCGAACTACAACCTGTTCGCGAGCGACGCCGCTTTGAGCGCGGCCGTCGATCGCGACGGCGCGAGCTGGCATCGCGACGCGCTGCTGCGGCACGGCGCGGCGCTGACGACGCCCGACACGCTCGCGCTCGCCGAACTCGCCAATCGGCATACGCCGGAGCTGGTCACGCATAGTCCGCGCGGCGAGCGCATCGACGCGCTCGAGTTTCATCCCGCGTGGCACCAGCTGCTCGCGCTGCTGCGCCGCGAAGGGCTGCACGCGCTGCCGTTTTCCGATCCGCGAAGCGGCGCGATGGCCGCGCGCTGCGCCGGCTACTTCATGCATGCGCAGATCGAATCGGGCTCACTGTGTCCGCTGACGATGACGTTCGCGAGCATCCCGGTGTTACAGCGCGAACCCGCGCTGTTCGACACGCTGCGCGAGCCGCTGTACACGCGCGAGCACGATCCGCGCGACGTGCCGCTCGCGCAGAAGCGCTCGGCGATGATCGGCATGGGCATGACCGAGAAACAGGGCGGCTCGGACGTGCGCAGCAACCAGACGCGCGCGTATGCGCTCGATGGTGCCGGCGGGCGCGGCGGCGCCTACCGGCTCGTCGGCCATAAGTGGTTTTTCTCGGCGCCGCAGTGCGACGCGCATCTGGTGCTCGCGCGCACCGACACGCAAGAGGGGCTGTCGTGCTTTTTCGTGCCACGTTTTGCGCCCGACGGCAGCAAGAACGCGGTGCACATCCAGCGTCTGAAGGACAAGCTCGGCAATCGCTCCAACGCAAGCAGCGAAGTCGAATTTCTCGACGCGTACGGCATGATGATCGGCGACGAAGGACGCGGCGTGCCAACCATCATCGAGATGGCGAGCTACACGCGGCTCGATTGCGTGATCGGCAGCGCCGCGCTGATGCGCGCCGCGCTCGTCCAGGCGATCCATCATGCACGGCATCGCAGCGCGTTCGGCCGGCATCTCGCCGAGCAGCCGCTGATGCGCAACGTGCTCGCCGATCTCGCGCTCGAATCCGAGGCGGCGACAGTGCTGTTCATGCGTCTTGCGCGGGCGTTCGAGCCATCCGCCGACGCGTCCTCCGCTTCGTCGGCCGAACGCGCGTGGCGGCGCATCGTTACGCCGGCCGCGAAGTACTGGGTCTGCAAGCGCGCGCTCGAATTCACCGGCGAGGCGATGGAAGTCTGGGGCGGCAACGGCTACGTCGAAACCGGACCGATGGCGCGCTTCTATCGCGAGGCGCCCGTCAATTCGATCTGGGAAGGCTCGGGCAACGTGATGTGCCTCGACGTGCTGCGCGCGATGGAGCGCGAGCCGCAAGCCGCGCAGGCGCTGTTCGCCGCATGGCAGGACGTCGCGCGCGTGCATCCGGCGTTGGGCACGGCACTCGGGCGTCTCGCCGCGACGCTGAACGGACCGGCGCAACAGCGCGAGGCGTCGGCACGACGCATCGCGCAGCAGATCGTGCTGATCGCGCAGGCGACCCTGCTCGTGCAACACGCGCCCGCCGCTGTCGCCGACGCGTTCATCGCGACGCGTCTCGCCGACGGCTGCGGCGAAAGCGGTCGCGTGTACGGCACGCTGCCGGCCACGTTCGATCACGCCGCGATCGTCGAGCGCGCGTTTCCCGCCTAAGCGCGACGGGCGCCCAAACCCCGAGCGCACGCTCGCAACACCGACGCAAGCTCAAACCAATAAGCGCGCTCGACGCGCATCGTCATGCATCAGGGAGTGGACGCATATGAAGAACGATCTGCCGGAGCTCGCCGCGCTGGAAGCGCTGTTGCGCGATCAACGTCATGCGTATCTGCGCGCGCCGTATCCGTCGTGGGACACGCGCGCGACGCATCTGCGCGCGCTGCGCAAGCTGATGCTCGACAATCGCGACGCGCTTGCCGACGCGATGCACGCGGACTTCGGCAATCGCGCGAAGCAAGAGGTGCTGCTCGCCGAATTCGTGCTCGTGAAGGAAGAGATCGACGCCGCGCTGCGCCGCGGCAAGCACTGGATGAAAGCGCAGCGCCGCAGCACCAACAAGTGGCTGCTGCCGGCGCGCGCCAAGGTCGTGCCGCAGCCGCTGGGCGTGGTCGGCATCATCGTGCCGTGGAATTATCCGGTGCTGCTCGCGGTCGGGCCGTTGATCAGCGCGCTGACGGCCGGCAATCGCGCGATCATCAAGATGTCCGAGTTGACGCCGCGCACCTCGGCGCTGTTCGAGCAGCTGATCGGCCAGACGTTCGCGCGCAATCACGTCGCGGTCGTCAACGGTGACGCGGCGCTCGCCGCCGCGTTCAGCGCACAGCCGTTCGATCATCTGCTGTTCACCGGCTCGACGAAGGTCGGTCACCAGGTGATGCGCGCGGCGGCCGAGCATCTGACGCCGGTCACGCTCGAACTCGGCGGCAAGTCGCCGGCGCTGATCGGCGCGCATGCCCGTTTCGACAACGCGGTCGACAACCTGGTCGCCGGCAAAACGCTGAACGCGGGGCAAACCTGTGTCGCGCCGGACTACGTGCTGGTGCCGCGCGGCAAGGAGCAGGCGTTCATCGAACGGGCGCGCGCGCGCATGGCGCGGATGTATCCGCAATTCGCGCAGAATCCGGACTACACGTCGATTATTTCGGCGCGGCACTTCGAGCGGCTCGAACGGCTCGCCGACGAAGTGCGGGCCGCCGGCGCGCAGTTGCATCCGCTGACCGACGCGACGCCCGATGCCGCGAGCCGGCGCTTTCCGCCGGTCGCCGTGACCGGCGCGCCGGACGATTGCGCGCTGATGCAGGAGGAGATTTTTGGGCCGCTGCTGCCGCTCGTGCCGTACGACACGCTCGACGACGCGATCGCGTGGATCAATGCGCGGCCGCGACCGCTGGCGCTCTATCTGTATGCCGACGATGCGCGGACGGTCGAGCGTGTCACGCATGAGACGATTGCCGGCGGCATGGCGGTCAACGAGACGCTGATGCATCTTGCGTGTGAGAGTTTGCCGTTCGGCGGGGTTGGGGCGAGTGGGATGGGGGCGTACCACGGGTACGAGGGGTTCGTCACGTTTTCGAAGATGAAACCGGTGCTGATGCAATCGCGGTGGAATGCGCGGGGGTTGATCGCGCCGCCGTATGGGTGGCGCGTGAACGCGGTGTTGAAGGTGATGATGAGGGTTTGATTTGCCCTTCGGGCGGGGGGGTTTTTCGTTCTGGCTTGGTTGCCTTTCCTTGCTTTGTTATCGGTCTATTGGTGTTGCCCCTGTGCGGGGCGGCACCTACTTTCTTTGCTGCTGCAAAGAAAGTAGGCAAAGAAGACAGCTTTACACCGCCAGCTCTTAAGCGGGTCCCCTGGCTTGGAGGGGGTAGTGGTGCATCTGGAATCCGTGCCCCCGCACATTCGACGGCAGTGACAAAGCCGTCATTCTTCCCACTTCGCACTGCGTGCGTCGTGGACGGGTCTGCCAGGGAAACCGACCGATGGTTTGGGAACGGGGTTTCGGCGCGCGCAGCGCCGCCGGAAGAATGACTGCCTTGTCACAAGCGCCGAATGGGCGGGAGCACGGATTCCAGATGCACCACTGCCGGAGGCGGACCGAGGGACCCGCTTAAGAATTTGCGGTGTGAGCTGTCTTCTTTGCCTACTTTCTTTGCAGCAGCAAAGAAAGTAGGTGCCGCCCCGCACAGGGGCAACGCCAATAGACCGACAAGAAATCAAGGAAAGGCCAACAAGGCCAGAACAACGAAAGACACAACCAGGCCAGAACAACGACAAAAAACCGCCGCCCTACCGAAGGGCACCACGTCCCTCTTCCCCCAAATCAGTAGCAACAACATCAACCACATCCCCCGCGCCAGCGCCATCCCCCGGCTCGGCGTCAGCGCCGCTCTCCAGCCGATGCAACCAGGCCAACAACTCAGCGACAGCCTGATAAAGCTGCGGTGGAATCCGCGCATCCAGATCGACCTGCATCAGCAACGACACCATCTCGGGCGCCTCGTGCACATACAGCCCCGCTTCCTTGGCGCGCTGCACGATCATCTCGGCGAGCAGCCCATATCCCTTCGCGACCACTCGCGGCGCCGGCTCACCGCCCTGCTTGTCGTACACGAGCGCAGCCGCGCTGCGGCGATGGGTGCGGCTCATCAAATGTCCCAATCGAAGTCGTCGCGCGACGCGGTGCTCGACCCCGCCGACGCAGTGACAGCCGCGGCCGCCGAACGCGCATAGGCGGATGCCGCCTGCGCCCCCGCCGCCGACGCGCCCGCCGCCGACGCGCCCGCCGCCGTGCCCGGTGCACCGCCGCCGATCTCGCGAATCGTCAACACCTGTAACTCGATTCCCGCCGCCGCGAGCCGCTGACGAAATCCGTCACCTTGCATCGCGAGCCGGGCAGCGCCCCGCGGGCTCGCCTGCACGCGCGCGGTGAGCCGCATGCCGGTCAGCGTGAGTTCGGCGTCGACGGTGCCCAGCGTCGGCAGCGACAGCGTCAGGCGTGTGCGCCACGGCTGGTCGTCCTCGCTCGCGACGCCGCCGCCGCTGCGGTCCCATTCGTCGCCGTCCTGCTCGATCGTCCAATCGAGACGCGCACCGGGCCACGCCTCGCCGGTCCAGCGAAACTGCCCGGTCGCGAGCAGATCGAGCTGCTGGCGCACGAGCGGCACGGTCGCCGGATGCACCGCGGCCGCCATCGCCTGCGCGTGTTGTGATGAACCGGCGTCGGCCGCTTGCGGCGTCCCGCCGTGCAGCCCCGTATGCGTGGACTGGCCGTTCAGGTCGGAGACCGAATTGGCCAGCAGTTCGCCGGCCACGAGGCGCGCGGCCTGCGCGTTCAGGATCGACGGCATCGCGTGTGCGGCGGGGCTGTTGTCAGCGGCGTTCGGTGCGCCGCGTGGCGTTGCCGCGGAGGCGCCGTTCGCCGAGGCGAACCACGCGTTCGCGTCGCCATCGTCGGCGCTCCAGTCGGAGGGCAATGGCGACTGCGCGACTAGTTGGTTCTGCGCCTCGTGCGACAGCTCGGCCGGCGAGCGCTGACCGATCAGCCATGCCGCGAGATGCGCCTCGTAGAACAGGCCGCTGTCGGCAATCGTTCGTTCCAGAGCGGCCGCTAGCGCCGCAACCGGCACCTCGCTCGCCGCCACGCTCGCCGTGGCAGCTGCCGTTGCGTTGGCAGCAGGGTCGGGATTGAGGGTGAAAGCAGCGGTGGAAGCAGCGGTGGAATTGGCGACAGCGGTGCTACCGGCCGCATCGCTCAGCGGCAAGCCCTCGAGGGCGACCTCGAGTGCCGGCGCCATCGCCCAGATCGGCGCGCGACCGAGCACGGCGGGTGTCGCCTCGCCGCCTGAATGCGCGATCGCGTTCAAGGTCAGCGCGACCGCCGACAGCGCGGTCTGCGCGGACGGCTGCGGCGCGGGCGTGGCGTTCACAGGCGCCGCGGCCGGTACGGTATCGACGCCGGCCGCGCCGGCTTGCGAGGTGGTCGCAGTGCCAGGCGCGATGCCGAGCAGACTGTCGATCCGGCTCGACAGCACTGAAGCGAGGGCCGAATCGATTCCGTTCATGCCGGTTCCTTGGTCGCATCCGCGGCAACCCGCGCGATGCTCTGATTGCTTCGATCCTGCAGACGCGCGCGGCGCGCCGCCAGCTCACCCGCGCACCTGTCCACACTCAGCGCGCCCCGTACAGCTCCTTCAGCACGCGCGTCGGCCGGCCGGCGAACAGCGCCGACAAATGCGCCATGCGCGGGTTCGCGAGGTCGCGGATCGCGGCGTCGTCGGCGAGAATCTGGCGGATCAGCGCGTACTTGCGCAGCCGCTCGGCCTCGTCGAGCTTGACGCCCACGTCGGCCTCCCGCAGCGCTTCGACCAGATGCCGATACTCGTCCTGCAAATGGACCAAGTCGTTCCACAACGCACGACGGGCCGCCGTCAGCATGCGGCAGGACAGCGCGGCGACCGCTTCATAGCGGGCAAAATATTCTGCGTTCGATGTCATCTCAGGCTTTCCGCAGCTGGCTGAGCTGCCATCCGCGCGACCTCCGGGGCTATCCCGATCCATGCCTCTTCGAGGGTCGCGAGCAGACCGTCCACTTCCACGAGCATCGCCTCGCTCTGATTGATATTGGCTTGCAGCAGCCGCCGCGTCATATAGCTGTACAACGCGTTCAGCCGTGCGGCGACCTCGCCGCCCACCTCGAGGTTGAGCGACTGTTGCAGCCCGCTTTCGATGATCCGGATCGCCTTGCTGATCGCCATGCCACGCTCGGCCACGTTGCCCTGCTGCAAATACATGCGGCTTTGCGCGATTGCCTGCCGTGCGCCCTGGTACAACAACACAGTCAGCCGATGCGGACTTGCGCCCATCACGGATGTCTCGATGCCGACGCGCGCATACGCGTTGGCTCCAGCGTGTCCCGGCGAAAACATCGGCGCTCCTCCTCTCATACTGGCTGCGGTTAAGTCGTGGCGTGACCGAGCGGCGCGGCGCGTCGCCGCGCCGCTCGCTGACATGTACTTTGGTTATCGGATGCGCGACGACAAAGCTTTAGGCCGGTGCAAGGAGGGATCGAAAGCGCCGCCGGGGGCGCACAGGAAACGCGGCGCGAGGCTGCCGGATGGTCGGACGGGACTTGCGCAAACCCTCGCGTAGCCGTCGAGGCCAAGCCGCGCAGCCCCGCTCAGATCGACATCTGCGCGATGTCGTTGTACGCGGCGACCAGCTTGTTACGCACCTGCAAGCCGAACTGGAAGCCGATGTTGGCCTTCTGCATGTCGACCATCACGTCGTTCAGCGACACGTTCGACGCACCAAGTTCGAACGCCTTCGACTCGCCGATCGCCGTCTGCTGGTCGCTGCTGATCTTGTCGAGCGACGCCTTAAGCGCCGCCGCGAAGTTGGTGGGCGTCGCC
Above is a window of Paraburkholderia sprentiae WSM5005 DNA encoding:
- a CDS encoding ABC transporter substrate-binding protein — translated: MTVTRKTAAHGLFALHQFCVPALAALALATSGLAPTASHAATLPDKTLVFCSEGSPAGFDTAQYTTSVEFSAGSYTVYNRLVEFAHGSTDIEPGLAEKWDVSPDGLTYTFHLRRGVKFQTTSYFKPTREFNADDVVFTYERMLDPENPFRKAYPVNFPYFNDLGLAKNIAKIEKVDPYTVRFTLKEVDAPFLQQIAMPFASILSAEYTDQLLKAGKASDINQYPVGTGPFIFRSYTKDDTIRFDGNPDYWKPGVAKVSKLIFAITVDPAVRLQKLKRGECQVMSYPRPADIATVKADASLAMPSEVGFNLGYIAYNTTKKPLDNVLVRRALDMSVNKKAIIDAVYQGAGQAATNPMPPTQWGYDKNLKDAPYDLDKAKALLKQAGYPDGFELTLWAMPVQRPYNPNARLMAEMLQADWAKIGVKVNIATYEWGEYIRRAHAGEHQAMLIGWTGDYGDPDNWLGVLLGCDAVNGSNFSKWCYKPYDDLIKQGRSTTNMADRTKAYTQAQEIFKDQVPFTPIAHSTVYQPISKNVTGFKIDPFGPTQFLEVGLK
- the ahcY gene encoding adenosylhomocysteinase is translated as MNAAVIDSQNQDYVVADMSLAAWGRKELTIAETEMPGLMQTREEYQAQQPLKGARIAGSLHMTIQTGVLIETLTALGADVRWASCNIFSTQDHAAAAIAQAGTPVFAFKGESLDEYWEFSHRIFEWPNGEFANMILDDGGDATLLLILGSKAEKDRSVIAKPTNEEEIALYKSIAAHLQIDPTWYSKRLAAIKGVTEETTTGVHRLYQMEKEGRLPFPAINVNDSVTKSKFDNLYGCRESLVDGIKRATDVMIAGKIAVVAGYGDVGKGCAQSLRGLGATVWVTEIDPICALQAAMEGYRVVTMEYAADKADIFVTATGNYHVINHDHMKAMRHNAIVCNIGHFDSEIDVASTRQYQWENIKPQVDHIIFPDGKRVILLAEGRLVNLGCATGHPSFVMSNSFTNQTLAQIELFTQGAKYENKVYVLPKHLDEKVARLHLARIGANLTVLSDAQAGYIGVDKNGPFKPNHYRY
- a CDS encoding phage holin family protein, with amino-acid sequence MTVLLTWLINALALLIITYIVPSIHIRSFGTALIVAIVLGLINAVLRPVLILLTLPVTILTLGLFILVVNALCFWLCASLLKGFEVSGFWSAFFGSILYSIVSWLLSALIFGNRSLG
- a CDS encoding isovaleryl-CoA dehydrogenase, translated to MERHGFGQTHDVTNQAPPLANYNLFASDAALSAAVDRDGASWHRDALLRHGAALTTPDTLALAELANRHTPELVTHSPRGERIDALEFHPAWHQLLALLRREGLHALPFSDPRSGAMAARCAGYFMHAQIESGSLCPLTMTFASIPVLQREPALFDTLREPLYTREHDPRDVPLAQKRSAMIGMGMTEKQGGSDVRSNQTRAYALDGAGGRGGAYRLVGHKWFFSAPQCDAHLVLARTDTQEGLSCFFVPRFAPDGSKNAVHIQRLKDKLGNRSNASSEVEFLDAYGMMIGDEGRGVPTIIEMASYTRLDCVIGSAALMRAALVQAIHHARHRSAFGRHLAEQPLMRNVLADLALESEAATVLFMRLARAFEPSADASSASSAERAWRRIVTPAAKYWVCKRALEFTGEAMEVWGGNGYVETGPMARFYREAPVNSIWEGSGNVMCLDVLRAMEREPQAAQALFAAWQDVARVHPALGTALGRLAATLNGPAQQREASARRIAQQIVLIAQATLLVQHAPAAVADAFIATRLADGCGESGRVYGTLPATFDHAAIVERAFPA
- a CDS encoding EscU/YscU/HrcU family type III secretion system export apparatus switch protein, with protein sequence MSRTHRRSAAALVYDKQGGEPAPRVVAKGYGLLAEMIVQRAKEAGLYVHEAPEMVSLLMQVDLDARIPPQLYQAVAELLAWLHRLESGADAEPGDGAGAGDVVDVVATDLGEEGRGALR
- a CDS encoding coniferyl aldehyde dehydrogenase; translation: MKNDLPELAALEALLRDQRHAYLRAPYPSWDTRATHLRALRKLMLDNRDALADAMHADFGNRAKQEVLLAEFVLVKEEIDAALRRGKHWMKAQRRSTNKWLLPARAKVVPQPLGVVGIIVPWNYPVLLAVGPLISALTAGNRAIIKMSELTPRTSALFEQLIGQTFARNHVAVVNGDAALAAAFSAQPFDHLLFTGSTKVGHQVMRAAAEHLTPVTLELGGKSPALIGAHARFDNAVDNLVAGKTLNAGQTCVAPDYVLVPRGKEQAFIERARARMARMYPQFAQNPDYTSIISARHFERLERLADEVRAAGAQLHPLTDATPDAASRRFPPVAVTGAPDDCALMQEEIFGPLLPLVPYDTLDDAIAWINARPRPLALYLYADDARTVERVTHETIAGGMAVNETLMHLACESLPFGGVGASGMGAYHGYEGFVTFSKMKPVLMQSRWNARGLIAPPYGWRVNAVLKVMMRV
- the metF gene encoding methylenetetrahydrofolate reductase [NAD(P)H]: MNPIELSFEFFPPKTQEGIDKLRATRAELVSLKPKFVSVTFGAGGSTQQGTLDTVIDMAKEGLEAAPHLSCIGSSKESLRAILGEYRAHGIRHIVALRGDLPSGMGAFGELRYASELVSFIRAEFGDWFWIEVAGYPEYHPQARSPRHDLENFARKVKAGANSAITQYFFNADAYFRFVDDARQLGVDVPIVPGIMPITNFSQLMRFSEMCGAEVPRWIARRLESFGDDRESIRAFGLDVVTDLCRRLVDAKVPGLHFYTLNAAASTRAICDRLGV